In Seriola aureovittata isolate HTS-2021-v1 ecotype China chromosome 17, ASM2101889v1, whole genome shotgun sequence, a genomic segment contains:
- the mcrip1 gene encoding mapk-regulated corepressor-interacting protein 1 isoform X3: MVNSYKRTSSPRSPTNTGELFTPAHEENVRFIHDTWQCVLRDIRSTQNSERNDRGPQEYVEKNPNPNLHSFTPVDLSDLKKRNTQDSKKS, encoded by the exons ATGGTGAATAGTTACAAGCGGACTTCAAGCCCCCGATCCCCTACTAACACTGGGGAGCTCTTCACCCCTGCACACGAGGAAAATGTGCGCTTTATACATGATA CTTGGCAGTGTGTGCTCAGAGACATCAGATCAACACAAAATAGTGAACGTAATGACCGTGGACCACAGGAGTATGTGGAGAAGAACCCAAATCCTAACCTACATT CTTTTACACCAGTGGACCTGAGTGACCTCAAGAAACGCAACACACAGGACTCCAAAAAGTCCTAG
- the mcrip1 gene encoding mapk-regulated corepressor-interacting protein 1 isoform X2, producing the protein MTRMVNSYKRTSSPRSPTNTGELFTPAHEENVRFIHDTWQCVLRDIRSTQNSERNDRGPQEYVEKNPNPNLHSFTPVDLSDLKKRNTQDSKKS; encoded by the exons ATGACCAG GATGGTGAATAGTTACAAGCGGACTTCAAGCCCCCGATCCCCTACTAACACTGGGGAGCTCTTCACCCCTGCACACGAGGAAAATGTGCGCTTTATACATGATA CTTGGCAGTGTGTGCTCAGAGACATCAGATCAACACAAAATAGTGAACGTAATGACCGTGGACCACAGGAGTATGTGGAGAAGAACCCAAATCCTAACCTACATT CTTTTACACCAGTGGACCTGAGTGACCTCAAGAAACGCAACACACAGGACTCCAAAAAGTCCTAG
- the mcrip1 gene encoding mapk-regulated corepressor-interacting protein 1 isoform X1, with protein sequence MTSSSAPRMVNSYKRTSSPRSPTNTGELFTPAHEENVRFIHDTWQCVLRDIRSTQNSERNDRGPQEYVEKNPNPNLHSFTPVDLSDLKKRNTQDSKKS encoded by the exons ATGACCAG CTCATCTGCTCCCAGGATGGTGAATAGTTACAAGCGGACTTCAAGCCCCCGATCCCCTACTAACACTGGGGAGCTCTTCACCCCTGCACACGAGGAAAATGTGCGCTTTATACATGATA CTTGGCAGTGTGTGCTCAGAGACATCAGATCAACACAAAATAGTGAACGTAATGACCGTGGACCACAGGAGTATGTGGAGAAGAACCCAAATCCTAACCTACATT CTTTTACACCAGTGGACCTGAGTGACCTCAAGAAACGCAACACACAGGACTCCAAAAAGTCCTAG